The following are encoded in a window of Solidesulfovibrio magneticus RS-1 genomic DNA:
- a CDS encoding response regulator produces MRALVVDDDPASRQVLAAHLGGVADCVMCESGASAVSAVAEAIVEGQPFDVVFLDIIMPHMDGHETLVQIRETEETACLPPADRAKAVMVTSMDDEANTLNALFDGQVAAYLIKPANRSQLLDKLSVLGLLPS; encoded by the coding sequence ATGCGTGCTTTGGTAGTGGACGACGATCCGGCCAGCCGGCAGGTGCTGGCGGCCCATCTGGGGGGGGTGGCCGACTGCGTAATGTGCGAGTCGGGCGCTTCGGCCGTGTCGGCCGTGGCCGAGGCCATTGTCGAGGGCCAGCCCTTTGACGTGGTCTTCCTTGACATCATCATGCCCCACATGGACGGACACGAAACGTTGGTGCAGATTCGCGAGACCGAGGAAACCGCCTGTCTGCCGCCCGCCGACCGGGCCAAGGCGGTCATGGTCACCTCCATGGACGACGAGGCCAACACCCTAAACGCCCTGTTCGACGGCCAGGTCGCGGCGTATCTCATCAAGCCGGCCAACCGTTCCCAGCTCCTGGACAAGCTCTCGGTCCTCGGCTTGCTGCCATCCTAG